In Esox lucius isolate fEsoLuc1 chromosome 6, fEsoLuc1.pri, whole genome shotgun sequence, the following proteins share a genomic window:
- the fam204a gene encoding protein FAM204A, with protein MYSGLLPKGLSDAEISADDEGDQSVYSNQEIFSKCPAVALAPATKDNCTTFVDTRSYCTPTVIQNEMSSDCLPGISEEKWQKFKELKKKNDEIKSNKFPIKRSQKRHRHKKDDKSRTKNMESKTEREPQAEHEKHWDGLTKYFGTNDRFQPPACSKPAPKSGLEKSIENAIAEGDIGKAEEMSDRLASRELAVKITQAADCRDFVQSKQEAEASRAAQKRKKQIAWGFEAKQRWETKSNMGYM; from the exons ATGTATAGCGGACTTTTACCGAAAGGTCTAAGCGATGCAGAAATTAGTGCGGATGACGAAGGTGACCAAAGTGTTTATTCAAATCAAGAAATATTCTCCAAATGTCCTGCCGTTGCGCTTGCGCCTGCTACTAAGGACAATTGTACGACATTTGTAGACACACGTTCTTATTGTACCCCCACCGTcatacaaaatgaaatgtcttcGGACTGCTTACCTGGGATTTCTGAGGAGAAGTGGCAA AAATTTAAAGAGCTAAAGAAGAAGAACGATGAAATCAAGTCAAACAAGTTCCCCATAAAAAGAAGTCAGAAGAGACATCGACATAAGAAAG ATGATAAATCGAGGACGAAGAACATGGAATCTAAGACTGAGAG GGAACCTCAAGCAGAGCATGAAAAGCACTGGGATGGGCTTACGAAGTATTTTGGCACCAATGATAGATTTCAACCCCCTGCCTGTAGCAAGCCTGCTCCCAAG TCCGGCCTAGAAAAGAGCATAGAGAACGCCATCGCTGAAGGGGACATTGGGAAGGCGGAGGAGATGAGCGACAGACTCGCCAGTCGAGAG CTGGCCGTGAAAATTACACAAGCCGCCGATTGCCGTGACTTTGTGCAAAGCAAACAGGAAGCAGAGGCGTCACGGGCAGcccagaaaaggaaaaaacaaatcGCTTGGGG GTTTGAAGCCAAGCAACGTTGGGAGACCAAAAGCAACATGGGATACATGTGA
- the fam204a gene encoding protein FAM204A isoform X1, with the protein MQKLVRMTKKFKELKKKNDEIKSNKFPIKRSQKRHRHKKDDKSRTKNMESKTEREPQAEHEKHWDGLTKYFGTNDRFQPPACSKPAPKSGLEKSIENAIAEGDIGKAEEMSDRLASRELAVKITQAADCRDFVQSKQEAEASRAAQKRKKQIAWGFEAKQRWETKSNMGYM; encoded by the exons ATGCAGAAATTAGTGCGGATGACGAAG AAATTTAAAGAGCTAAAGAAGAAGAACGATGAAATCAAGTCAAACAAGTTCCCCATAAAAAGAAGTCAGAAGAGACATCGACATAAGAAAG ATGATAAATCGAGGACGAAGAACATGGAATCTAAGACTGAGAG GGAACCTCAAGCAGAGCATGAAAAGCACTGGGATGGGCTTACGAAGTATTTTGGCACCAATGATAGATTTCAACCCCCTGCCTGTAGCAAGCCTGCTCCCAAG TCCGGCCTAGAAAAGAGCATAGAGAACGCCATCGCTGAAGGGGACATTGGGAAGGCGGAGGAGATGAGCGACAGACTCGCCAGTCGAGAG CTGGCCGTGAAAATTACACAAGCCGCCGATTGCCGTGACTTTGTGCAAAGCAAACAGGAAGCAGAGGCGTCACGGGCAGcccagaaaaggaaaaaacaaatcGCTTGGGG GTTTGAAGCCAAGCAACGTTGGGAGACCAAAAGCAACATGGGATACATGTGA